One window of Verrucomicrobiota bacterium genomic DNA carries:
- a CDS encoding DUF2306 domain-containing protein, protein MKQGRRLMNKGAIIAGLATLAALAVAIHGIGYFTHPGHAPLLRVHSGLNRTVLLIHIIGSCVAIVTGPVQFVAALRTRFPRWHRRVGYGYFAGVSVGGVAGLYSATVSMGGLVAHTGFFLLAVFWLATAAFALAAIRQRRIALHREWMVRCYALTFAAVTLRLWLPFLTAASGSFDEAYQTVAWLSWVPNLIVAEIWNRKTQP, encoded by the coding sequence ATGAAACAAGGCCGGCGCCTCATGAACAAAGGAGCGATCATCGCCGGGCTGGCGACCCTGGCCGCGCTGGCTGTCGCGATTCATGGGATCGGCTACTTCACGCATCCCGGGCACGCGCCGCTGCTGCGGGTGCATTCGGGGCTGAACCGCACGGTGTTGCTCATTCACATCATCGGATCGTGCGTCGCCATCGTCACGGGGCCGGTGCAGTTCGTGGCGGCGCTGCGCACGCGATTCCCGCGGTGGCATCGCCGGGTCGGTTACGGCTACTTTGCCGGCGTCTCGGTGGGCGGAGTGGCCGGGCTATATTCGGCGACGGTGTCGATGGGCGGACTTGTGGCGCACACCGGCTTTTTTCTGCTCGCCGTGTTTTGGCTGGCGACGGCGGCTTTCGCCCTCGCGGCAATCCGGCAACGCCGCATCGCGCTGCATCGCGAGTGGATGGTGCGCTGTTATGCGCTGACCTTCGCGGCCGTGACGCTGCGTCTCTGGCTGCCCTTTCTCACCGCAGCCAGCGGCAGTTTTGACGAGGCCTACCAAACCGTCGCTTGGCTCTCCTGGGTCCCCAACCTGATCGTGGCGGAAATCTGGAACAGGAAAACACAACCATGA
- a CDS encoding DUF4442 domain-containing protein, whose amino-acid sequence MKHSVTELPFNSFLGIETASEAPQLLRLPAGAQYLNHLGTVHASAQLALAEASSGEFLLRALGSASGIVPVVRRLEAKFRKPANGALTSTVSTPPDILEQLRSDLAAKGRGMISVAVELHDESGAHTLSATVEWFITRIQ is encoded by the coding sequence ATGAAACACAGCGTCACAGAACTTCCGTTCAACAGCTTCCTCGGCATCGAGACAGCTTCCGAGGCACCGCAGCTTCTTAGGCTTCCGGCAGGCGCGCAGTATCTCAACCATCTCGGAACAGTCCACGCCAGCGCACAGCTGGCCCTCGCTGAGGCCTCGAGCGGTGAGTTTCTACTGCGGGCGCTTGGCTCTGCTTCTGGAATCGTTCCCGTCGTCCGCCGTCTCGAAGCGAAGTTCCGCAAGCCAGCCAACGGCGCACTCACCTCCACGGTCTCCACGCCCCCGGACATTCTTGAGCAGCTTCGCAGCGACCTCGCCGCCAAGGGGCGCGGCATGATCAGCGTCGCCGTCGAACTGCACGACGAGTCCGGCGCACACACGCTTTCAGCGACGGTCGAGTGGTTCATCACCAGAATACAATGA